The Accipiter gentilis chromosome 9, bAccGen1.1, whole genome shotgun sequence genome includes a region encoding these proteins:
- the BUB3 gene encoding mitotic checkpoint protein BUB3 isoform X1: MKTMTGSNEFKLNQTPDDGISSVKFSPNTSQFLLVSSWDTTVRLYDVPANTMRLKYQHSGAVLDCAFYDPTHAWSGGLDQQLKMHDLNTDQENLVGAHDAPIRCVEYCPEVNVMVTGSWDQTVKLWDPRTPCNAGTFSQPEKVYTLSVSGDRLIVGTAGRRVLVWDLRNMGYVQQRRESSLKYQTRCIRAFPNKQGYVLSSIEGRVAVEYLDPSPEIQKKKYAFKCHRLKENNIEQIYPVNAISFHNVHNTFATGGSDGFVNIWDPFNKKRLCQFHRYPTSIASLAFSNDGTTLAIASSYMYEMDDIEHPEDGIYIRQVTDAETKPKST; this comes from the exons ATGAAAACG ATGACGGGATCAAACGAGTTCAAACTAAATCAAACTCCAGACGATGGTATTTCATCAGTAAAGTTTAGTCCAAATACATCTCAGTTTCTGCTTGTTTCATCCTGGGACACAACTGTTCGGCTCTATGATGTTCCTGCCAACACCATGAGACTCAAATACCAACATTCAGGAGCTGTCCTTGACTGCGCTTTTTAC GATCCTACCCATGCCTGGAGTGGAGGATTAGATCAGCAATTGAAAATGCACGATTTAAACACGGACCAAG aaaacctTGTTGGTGCCCATGATGCTCCTATCAGGTGTGTTGAGTATTGCCCAGAAGTGAATGTCATGGTGACTGGAAGCTGGGACCAAACAGTTAAACTGTGGGATCCCAGAACTCCTTGTAATGCAGGAACCTTCTCTCAACCTGAAAAG gtctacACACTTTCTGTGTCTGGAGATAGACTGATTGTGGGGACAGCAGGCCGGAGAGTGCTGGTGTGGGATTTGCGGAACATGGGTTATGTTCAGCAGCGAAGAGAATCAAGTCTGAAGTACCAGACCCGCTGTATCAGAGCGTTTCCGAATAAACAG GGTTATGTTTTAAGTTCTATTGAAGGTCGTGTTGCAGTGGAATATTTGGATCCAAGTCCAGAAATCCAGAAGAAGAAATACGCATTCAAGTGTCACCGTTTGAAGGAAAACAACATTGAGCAGATTTATCCAGTTAATGCTATTTCTTTCCACAATGTCCACAACACGTTTGCTACAG gaggTTCTGATGGATTTGTAAATATTTGGGATCCATTTAATAAAAAGCGGCTGTGTCAGTTCCATCGGTATCCCACAAGCATAGCATCACTTGCCTTCAGCAATGATGGAACTACCCTTGCAATAGCTTCTTCATATATGTATGAAATGGATGACATTGAACATCCTGAAGATGGTATCTATATTCGCCAAGTGACAGATGCAGAAACAAAACCGAA GTCTACTTAG
- the BUB3 gene encoding mitotic checkpoint protein BUB3 isoform X2: protein MKTMTGSNEFKLNQTPDDGISSVKFSPNTSQFLLVSSWDTTVRLYDVPANTMRLKYQHSGAVLDCAFYDPTHAWSGGLDQQLKMHDLNTDQENLVGAHDAPIRCVEYCPEVNVMVTGSWDQTVKLWDPRTPCNAGTFSQPEKVYTLSVSGDRLIVGTAGRRVLVWDLRNMGYVQQRRESSLKYQTRCIRAFPNKQGYVLSSIEGRVAVEYLDPSPEIQKKKYAFKCHRLKENNIEQIYPVNAISFHNVHNTFATGGSDGFVNIWDPFNKKRLCQFHRYPTSIASLAFSNDGTTLAIASSYMYEMDDIEHPEDGIYIRQVTDAETKPK, encoded by the exons ATGAAAACG ATGACGGGATCAAACGAGTTCAAACTAAATCAAACTCCAGACGATGGTATTTCATCAGTAAAGTTTAGTCCAAATACATCTCAGTTTCTGCTTGTTTCATCCTGGGACACAACTGTTCGGCTCTATGATGTTCCTGCCAACACCATGAGACTCAAATACCAACATTCAGGAGCTGTCCTTGACTGCGCTTTTTAC GATCCTACCCATGCCTGGAGTGGAGGATTAGATCAGCAATTGAAAATGCACGATTTAAACACGGACCAAG aaaacctTGTTGGTGCCCATGATGCTCCTATCAGGTGTGTTGAGTATTGCCCAGAAGTGAATGTCATGGTGACTGGAAGCTGGGACCAAACAGTTAAACTGTGGGATCCCAGAACTCCTTGTAATGCAGGAACCTTCTCTCAACCTGAAAAG gtctacACACTTTCTGTGTCTGGAGATAGACTGATTGTGGGGACAGCAGGCCGGAGAGTGCTGGTGTGGGATTTGCGGAACATGGGTTATGTTCAGCAGCGAAGAGAATCAAGTCTGAAGTACCAGACCCGCTGTATCAGAGCGTTTCCGAATAAACAG GGTTATGTTTTAAGTTCTATTGAAGGTCGTGTTGCAGTGGAATATTTGGATCCAAGTCCAGAAATCCAGAAGAAGAAATACGCATTCAAGTGTCACCGTTTGAAGGAAAACAACATTGAGCAGATTTATCCAGTTAATGCTATTTCTTTCCACAATGTCCACAACACGTTTGCTACAG gaggTTCTGATGGATTTGTAAATATTTGGGATCCATTTAATAAAAAGCGGCTGTGTCAGTTCCATCGGTATCCCACAAGCATAGCATCACTTGCCTTCAGCAATGATGGAACTACCCTTGCAATAGCTTCTTCATATATGTATGAAATGGATGACATTGAACATCCTGAAGATGGTATCTATATTCGCCAAGTGACAGATGCAGAAACAAAACCGAAGTGA
- the HMX2 gene encoding homeobox protein HMX2 — translation MSSKEDPSKCCPPAAPISSFTIQSILGSSGSTEPPRETGGRVTAWPPRGRTLSLSSEDEEPEENWKHRGCFCPEAQGPAEACRKHQPITFTCLGNAKGNGAAGSGERGSFLSPPQQDCKEEKEKSLGPSSPSCGDRQRDGGDRQAGTAKKKTRTVFSRSQVYQLESTFDMKRYLSSSERACLASSLQLTETQVKTWFQNRRNKWKRQLSAELEAANMAHASAQTLVGMPLVFRDNSLLRVPVPRSIAFPAPLYYPGSNLSALPLYNLYNKIDY, via the exons ATGAGCAGCAAAGAAGATCCCAGCAAATGCTGTCCGCCGGCTGCTCCCATCTCCAGTTTTACCATCCAGTCCATCctgggcagcagcggcagcacgGAACCCCCTCGGGAAACCGGTGGGAGGGTGACAGCCTGGCCCCCCCGCGGCCGGACCCTTTCCCTTTCCTCGGAGGATGAGGAACCGGAGGAAAACTGGAAACATCGCGGCTGTTTCTGCCCCGAAGCTCAAGGCCCCGCCGAGGCTTGCCGCAAGCATCAGCCCATCACGTTTACTTGTCTCG GCAACGCCAAGGGGAACGGAGCGGCGGGTAGCGGGGAGAGGGGGTCCTTCCTCTCGCCCCCCCAGCAGGACTgtaaggaggagaaggagaaaagcctGGGACCCTCCTCGCCCTCCTGCGGGGACCGGCAGCGCGACGGCGGGGACCGCCAGGCCGGTACGGCCAAGAAGAAGACGCGGACGGTGTTCAGCCGCAGCCAGGTCTATCAGCTGGAATCCACCTTCGACATGAAGCGCTACCTGAGCAGCTCGGAACGGGCCTGCCTGGCTTCCAGTTTGCAGCTCACCGAGACCCAGGTGAAAACCTGGTTCCAGAACCGCAGGAACAAGTGGAAAAGGCAACTCTCGGCCGAGCTGGAGGCGGCCAATATGGCCCACGCCTCGGCGCAGACTCTGGTGGGGATGCCGCTGGTGTTCAGAGACAATTCTCTCCTCCGAGTGCCGGTGCCCCGGTCCATCGCCTTCCCCGCTCCTCTCTACTATCCCGGCAGCAACCTCTCGGCCTTACCGCTCTACAACCTCTACAACAAGATCGACTATTAA